A single window of Acidobacteriota bacterium DNA harbors:
- a CDS encoding DUF2281 domain-containing protein, translated as MSKKELFLSEIEQVPESFLDEVLDFIHFLKTKRIKERIDTAIASESSLKKDWMRPEEDEAWQDL; from the coding sequence ATGAGTAAAAAAGAGTTATTTCTAAGCGAGATTGAGCAAGTTCCTGAATCCTTCCTTGACGAAGTATTGGACTTTATTCACTTTTTGAAAACAAAGAGAATCAAGGAACGTATCGATACTGCCATTGCAAGTGAGTCCTCTCTCAAAAAAGATTGGATGAGGCCAGAAGAGGACGAGGCGTGGCAAGATTTGTGA